In Equus asinus isolate D_3611 breed Donkey chromosome 13, EquAss-T2T_v2, whole genome shotgun sequence, one DNA window encodes the following:
- the RARA gene encoding retinoic acid receptor alpha isoform X3 has translation MSRAAVGGSPGAIETQSSSSEEIVPSPPSPPPLPRIYKPCFVCQDKSSGYHYGVSACEGCKGFFRRSIQKNMVYTCHRDKSCIINKVTRNRCQYCRLQKCLEVGMSRESVRNDRNKKKKEAPKPECSESYTLTPEVGELIEKVRKAHQETFPALCQLGKYTTNNSSEQRVSLDIDLWDKFSELSTKCIIKTVEFAKQLPGFTTLTIADQITLLKAACLDILILRICTRYTPEQDTMTFSDGLTLNRTQMHNAGFGPLTDLVFAFANQLLPLEMDDAETGLLSAICLICGDRQDLEQPDRVDMLQEPLLEALKVYVRKRRPSRPHMFPKMLMKITDLRSISAKGAERVITLKMEIPGSMPPLIQEMLENSEGLDTLSGQPGGGGRDGGGLVPPPGSCSPSLSPSSNRSSPATHSP, from the exons ATGTCACGGGCAGCGGTGGGTGGGTCACCCGGAG CCATCgagacccagagcagcagttcagAAGAGATAGTGCCCAGCCCTCCCTCGCCACCCCCTCTCCCCCGCATCTATAAGCCTTGCTTTGTCTGTCAAGACAAATCCTCAGGCTACCACTATGGGGTCAGCGCCTGTGAGGGCTGCAAG GGCTTCTTCCGCCGCAGCATCCAGAAGAACATGGTGTACACGTGTCACCGGGACAAGAGCTGCATCATCAACAAGGTGACCCGGAACCGCTGCCAGTACTGCCGGCTGCAGAAGTGCCTCGAAGTGGGCATGTCCAGGGAGT CCGTGAGGAATGACCggaacaagaagaagaaggaggcGCCCAAGCCCGAGTGCTCAGAGAGCTACACACTGACGCCGGAGGTGGGGGAGCTCATCGAGAAGGTGCGCAAAGCGCACCAGGAAACCTTTCCTGCCCTCTGCCAGCTGGGCAAATACACTACG AACAACAGCTCAGAACAACGTGTCTCTCTGGACATTGACCTCTGGGACAAGTTCAGTGAACTCTCCACCAAGTGCATCATTAAGACTGTGGAGTTCGCCAAGCAACTGCCCGGCTTCACCACCCTCACCATTGCTGACCAGATCACCCTCCTCAAGGCTGCCTGCCTGGACATCCTG ATCTTGCGGATCTGCACGCGGTACACGCCCGAGCAGGACACAATGACCTTCTCAGACGGGCTGACCCTCAACCGGACCCAGATGCACAACGCTGGCTTCGGCCCCCTCACGGACCTGGTCTTTGCCTTCGCCAACCAGCTTCTGCCCCTGGAGATGGATGATGCTGAGACCGGGCTGCTCAGCGCCATCTGCCTCATCTGTGGAG ACCGGCAGGACCTGGAGCAGCCAGACAGGGTGGACATGCTGCAGGAGCCGCTGCTCGAGGCGCTGAAGGTCTATGTGCGGAAACGGAGGCCCAGCCGCCCCCACATGTTCCCCAAGATGCTGATGAAGATCACAGACCTGCGAAGCATCAGTGCTAAGG GGGCCGAGCGGGTGATCACGCTGAAGATGGAGATCCCGGGCTCCATGCCACCTCTCATCCAGGAAATGCTGGAGAACTCAGAGGGCCTGGACACTCTGAGCGGACAgccagggggtggggggcgggatgGGGGCGGCCTGGTCCCCCCACCCGGCAGCTGtagccccagcctcagccccagctCGAACAGAAGCAGCCCCGCCACCCACTCCCCGTGA
- the GJD3 gene encoding gap junction delta-3 protein: MGEWAFLGSLLDALQSQVPLVGRLWLVVMLIFRILVLATVGEAVFADEQEEFVCNTRQPGCRQICYDRAFPVSHYRFWVFHILLLSAPPVLFLIYSMHETSKEPGGADATPRGRPQGPCAPSALRARRARCCYLLSVVLRLAAELAFLGGQTLFYGFRVAPRFACAGPPCPHIVDCFVSRPTEKTVFVVFYFAVGLLSALLSVAELGHLLWKGRPCARGSRQAAERDNRCNRAHEVAQKLLPPPLPPPPPPNLPSRRPGPDPYAPPAYAHRAGDSEGGSGRSKASLAIVRQDLAI, from the coding sequence ATGGGGGAGTGGGCGTTCCTCGGCTCGCTGCTGGACGCCTTGCAGTCGCAGGTGCCGCTCGTGGGCCGCCTGTGGCTGGTGGTCATGCTGATCTTCCGCATCCTGGTGCTGGCCACGGTGGGCGAGGCCGTGTTCGCGGACGAGCAGGAGGAGTTCGTGTGCAACACGCGGCAGCCGGGCTGTCGCCAGATCTGCTACGACCGCGCCTTCCCCGTCTCCCACTACCGCTTCTGGGTCTTCCACATCCTGCTGCTCTCGGCGCCCCCGGTGCTGTTCCTCATCTACTCTATGCACGAGACCAGCAAGGAGCCGGGTGGCGCCGACGCCACGCCCCGGGGGCGCCCCCAGGGCCCGTGCGCGCCCTCCGCCCTGCGCGCCCGCCGCGCGCGCTGCTGCTACCTGCTGAGCGTGGTGCTGCGCCTGGCGGCCGAGCTGGCCTTCCTGGGCGGCCAGACGCTGTTCTACGGCTTCCGCGTGGCCCCGCGCTTCGCGTGCGCCGGCCCGCCGTGCCCGCACATCGTGGACTGCTTCGTGAGCCGGCCCACCGAGAAGACCGTCTTCGTGGTCTTCTACTTCGCCGTGGGGCTGCTCTCGGCGCTGCTCAGCGTGGCCGAGCTGGGCCACCTGCTCTGGAAGGGCCGTCCGTGCGCCAGGGGCTCTCGCCAGGCGGCCGAGCGCGACAACCGCTGCAACCGCGCGCACGAGGTGGCGCAGAAGCTGCTCCctccgccgctgccgccgccgccgccgccgaacCTGCCCTCCCGGCGCCCGGGCCCGGATCCCTACGCCCCACCCGCCTATGCGCACCGGGCCGGCGACAGCGAGGGCGGCAGCGGCCGCAGCAAGGCATCCCTGGCCATTGTCCGCCAGGACCTGGCCATCTAG
- the RARA gene encoding retinoic acid receptor alpha isoform X1, producing MASNSSSCPTPGGGHLNGYPVPPYAFFFPPMLGGLSPPGALTTLQHQLPVSGYSTPSPATIETQSSSSEEIVPSPPSPPPLPRIYKPCFVCQDKSSGYHYGVSACEGCKGFFRRSIQKNMVYTCHRDKSCIINKVTRNRCQYCRLQKCLEVGMSRESVRNDRNKKKKEAPKPECSESYTLTPEVGELIEKVRKAHQETFPALCQLGKYTTNNSSEQRVSLDIDLWDKFSELSTKCIIKTVEFAKQLPGFTTLTIADQITLLKAACLDILILRICTRYTPEQDTMTFSDGLTLNRTQMHNAGFGPLTDLVFAFANQLLPLEMDDAETGLLSAICLICGDRQDLEQPDRVDMLQEPLLEALKVYVRKRRPSRPHMFPKMLMKITDLRSISAKGAERVITLKMEIPGSMPPLIQEMLENSEGLDTLSGQPGGGGRDGGGLVPPPGSCSPSLSPSSNRSSPATHSP from the exons ATGGCCAGCAACAGCAGCTCCTGCCCAACACCTGGGGGAGGGCACCTCAATGGGTACCCGGTGCCCCCCTACGCCTTCTTCTTCCCCCCTATGCTGGGTGGACTCTCCCCGCCAGGCGCTCTGACCACTCTCCAGCACCAGCTTCCAGTTAGCGGCTATAGCACGCCATCCCCAGCCA CCATCgagacccagagcagcagttcagAAGAGATAGTGCCCAGCCCTCCCTCGCCACCCCCTCTCCCCCGCATCTATAAGCCTTGCTTTGTCTGTCAAGACAAATCCTCAGGCTACCACTATGGGGTCAGCGCCTGTGAGGGCTGCAAG GGCTTCTTCCGCCGCAGCATCCAGAAGAACATGGTGTACACGTGTCACCGGGACAAGAGCTGCATCATCAACAAGGTGACCCGGAACCGCTGCCAGTACTGCCGGCTGCAGAAGTGCCTCGAAGTGGGCATGTCCAGGGAGT CCGTGAGGAATGACCggaacaagaagaagaaggaggcGCCCAAGCCCGAGTGCTCAGAGAGCTACACACTGACGCCGGAGGTGGGGGAGCTCATCGAGAAGGTGCGCAAAGCGCACCAGGAAACCTTTCCTGCCCTCTGCCAGCTGGGCAAATACACTACG AACAACAGCTCAGAACAACGTGTCTCTCTGGACATTGACCTCTGGGACAAGTTCAGTGAACTCTCCACCAAGTGCATCATTAAGACTGTGGAGTTCGCCAAGCAACTGCCCGGCTTCACCACCCTCACCATTGCTGACCAGATCACCCTCCTCAAGGCTGCCTGCCTGGACATCCTG ATCTTGCGGATCTGCACGCGGTACACGCCCGAGCAGGACACAATGACCTTCTCAGACGGGCTGACCCTCAACCGGACCCAGATGCACAACGCTGGCTTCGGCCCCCTCACGGACCTGGTCTTTGCCTTCGCCAACCAGCTTCTGCCCCTGGAGATGGATGATGCTGAGACCGGGCTGCTCAGCGCCATCTGCCTCATCTGTGGAG ACCGGCAGGACCTGGAGCAGCCAGACAGGGTGGACATGCTGCAGGAGCCGCTGCTCGAGGCGCTGAAGGTCTATGTGCGGAAACGGAGGCCCAGCCGCCCCCACATGTTCCCCAAGATGCTGATGAAGATCACAGACCTGCGAAGCATCAGTGCTAAGG GGGCCGAGCGGGTGATCACGCTGAAGATGGAGATCCCGGGCTCCATGCCACCTCTCATCCAGGAAATGCTGGAGAACTCAGAGGGCCTGGACACTCTGAGCGGACAgccagggggtggggggcgggatgGGGGCGGCCTGGTCCCCCCACCCGGCAGCTGtagccccagcctcagccccagctCGAACAGAAGCAGCCCCGCCACCCACTCCCCGTGA
- the RARA gene encoding retinoic acid receptor alpha isoform X2: MYESVEVGGLTPTPNPFLVVDFYNQNRACLLPEKGLPAPGPYSTPLRTPLWNGSNHSIETQSSSSEEIVPSPPSPPPLPRIYKPCFVCQDKSSGYHYGVSACEGCKGFFRRSIQKNMVYTCHRDKSCIINKVTRNRCQYCRLQKCLEVGMSRESVRNDRNKKKKEAPKPECSESYTLTPEVGELIEKVRKAHQETFPALCQLGKYTTNNSSEQRVSLDIDLWDKFSELSTKCIIKTVEFAKQLPGFTTLTIADQITLLKAACLDILILRICTRYTPEQDTMTFSDGLTLNRTQMHNAGFGPLTDLVFAFANQLLPLEMDDAETGLLSAICLICGDRQDLEQPDRVDMLQEPLLEALKVYVRKRRPSRPHMFPKMLMKITDLRSISAKGAERVITLKMEIPGSMPPLIQEMLENSEGLDTLSGQPGGGGRDGGGLVPPPGSCSPSLSPSSNRSSPATHSP; encoded by the exons ATGTACGAGAGTGTAGAAGTGGGGGGCCttacccccacccccaatccctTCCTAGTGGTGGATTTTTATAACCAGAATCGGGCTTGTTTGCTCCCAGAGAAGGGGCTCCCCGCCCCCGGTCCCTACTCCACCCCGCTCCGGACTCCGCTTTGGAATGGCTCAAACCACT CCATCgagacccagagcagcagttcagAAGAGATAGTGCCCAGCCCTCCCTCGCCACCCCCTCTCCCCCGCATCTATAAGCCTTGCTTTGTCTGTCAAGACAAATCCTCAGGCTACCACTATGGGGTCAGCGCCTGTGAGGGCTGCAAG GGCTTCTTCCGCCGCAGCATCCAGAAGAACATGGTGTACACGTGTCACCGGGACAAGAGCTGCATCATCAACAAGGTGACCCGGAACCGCTGCCAGTACTGCCGGCTGCAGAAGTGCCTCGAAGTGGGCATGTCCAGGGAGT CCGTGAGGAATGACCggaacaagaagaagaaggaggcGCCCAAGCCCGAGTGCTCAGAGAGCTACACACTGACGCCGGAGGTGGGGGAGCTCATCGAGAAGGTGCGCAAAGCGCACCAGGAAACCTTTCCTGCCCTCTGCCAGCTGGGCAAATACACTACG AACAACAGCTCAGAACAACGTGTCTCTCTGGACATTGACCTCTGGGACAAGTTCAGTGAACTCTCCACCAAGTGCATCATTAAGACTGTGGAGTTCGCCAAGCAACTGCCCGGCTTCACCACCCTCACCATTGCTGACCAGATCACCCTCCTCAAGGCTGCCTGCCTGGACATCCTG ATCTTGCGGATCTGCACGCGGTACACGCCCGAGCAGGACACAATGACCTTCTCAGACGGGCTGACCCTCAACCGGACCCAGATGCACAACGCTGGCTTCGGCCCCCTCACGGACCTGGTCTTTGCCTTCGCCAACCAGCTTCTGCCCCTGGAGATGGATGATGCTGAGACCGGGCTGCTCAGCGCCATCTGCCTCATCTGTGGAG ACCGGCAGGACCTGGAGCAGCCAGACAGGGTGGACATGCTGCAGGAGCCGCTGCTCGAGGCGCTGAAGGTCTATGTGCGGAAACGGAGGCCCAGCCGCCCCCACATGTTCCCCAAGATGCTGATGAAGATCACAGACCTGCGAAGCATCAGTGCTAAGG GGGCCGAGCGGGTGATCACGCTGAAGATGGAGATCCCGGGCTCCATGCCACCTCTCATCCAGGAAATGCTGGAGAACTCAGAGGGCCTGGACACTCTGAGCGGACAgccagggggtggggggcgggatgGGGGCGGCCTGGTCCCCCCACCCGGCAGCTGtagccccagcctcagccccagctCGAACAGAAGCAGCCCCGCCACCCACTCCCCGTGA